Below is a window of Variovorax sp. TBS-050B DNA.
CTTCGGGGCCGAGGTCGATGCACCAGTCGCTGGCGCGGATCACGTCGAGGTTGTGCTCGATCACGATCAGCGAATGGCCCGCGTCGAGCAGCTTGCGCAGCGCGCGCATCAGGCGCGCGATGTCGTCGAAGTGCAGGCCGGTGGTCGGCTCGTCGAACAGGAACAGCGTGCCCTTGCGCGCCACCGACTGCCGGCTCGCGGTCGCGTTCTTCGCCGCCTCGGCCAGGAAGCCCGCGAGCTTGAGGCGCTGCGCCTCGCCGCCCGAGAGCGTGGGCACCGGCTGGCCGAGCTTGACGTAGTCGAGCCCCACGTCGGAGATCGGCTGCAGCACGCGCAGCACCTCGCGGTCGGCCTCGAACACCGTGGCGGCCTCGGCCACCGTGAGCTCGAGCACGTCGGCCACGTTGTAGCTGCGGCCCTTGCGCTCGACCTTCACCTCGAGGATCTCGGGCCGGTAGCGCTGGCCGTCGCAGTCGGGGCAGCGCAGGTAGACGTCGGAGAGGAACTGCATCTCCACGTGCTCGAAGCCCGAGCCGCCGCAGGTCGGGCAGCGCCCGTCGCCCGAGTTGAAGCTGAACTTGCTCGCGGTGTAGCCGCGCTGGCGCGAGAGCGCCGCGGTGGCGAAGATCTCGCGGATCGCGTCCCAGGCGCCGACATAGCTCGCCGGATTGGAGCGCGCGGTCTTGCCGATCGGCGACTGGTCGACGAAGACCACGTCGCCGAGGTGATCGGCGCCGAGCAGGCGGTCGTGCGCGCCCGGCGCCTCGGTGGCCTTGCCGAAGTGGCGCATCAGCGCGGGGGCGAGCACGTCCTGCACCAGTGTCGACTTGCCCGAACCGCTGACGCCGGTCACGCACACGAGGCGCGCGAGCGGGAAGTCGACCGTGATGTTCTTCAGGTTGTGCTCGCGCACGCCCTCGAGGATGAGCCGGTGCGTGTTCTCGCTCACCAGCCGCTTGAAGCCCATGCCGATCTTCTTGCGCCCGCCGAGGTACTGGCCCGTGAGCGTGTCGGCATCGCGAAGTGCGTCGGTGCTGCCGTCGAACACGATCTGCCCGCCGCGCACGCCGGGCCCGGGGCCCATGTCGATCACGCGGTCGGCCGCGAGCATCACGGCCGGGTCGTGCTCGACCACCACCAGCGTGTTGCCGGCATCGCGCAGGCGCAGCATGGCCTCGGTGATGCGGTTCATGTCGCGCGGATGCAGGCCGATGCTGGGCTCGTCGAGCACGAACAGCGTGTTGACCAGCGAGGTGCCGAGCGCGGTCGTGAGGTTGATGCGCTGCACCTCGCCGCCCGAGAGCGTGCGGCTCTGGCGGTCGAGCGTGAGGTAGCCGATGCCCACGTCGTGCAGATAGCGCAGGCGGGTGGTGATCTCCTCGAACAGCAGCTTCAGCGCCTGCGCCTCGCCTTCGCTCGCGGGCGTGCCGTTGCCGCGGTGCTCGACGCGGTCGAAGAACTGCCGCAGCCGCTCGATCGGCAGCAGCATCAGATCGTGCAGGCACAGGCCCGGCAGCGTCTCGAGCTGCGCGCGCGTCCACTTCACGCCGTTCGGCATGAAGCGCTTCTCGGGCGGCAGCACCGCGTCGGCGTCTTCCTTGCTGCCGATGCGCCAGAGCAGGCTCTCGAGCTTGAGGCGCGCGCCCATGCAGGTGGGGCACGGCGTGTAGCTGCGGTACTTCGACAGCAGCACGCGGATGTGCATCTTGTACGCCTTGCTCTCCAGGTAGCCGAAGAAGCGGCGCACGCCATACCACTGCTTGTTCCAGTTGCCCTCCTTGTAGTTGGGCGTGCCCTCGATCACCCAGTGCTTCTGCTCCTCGGTGAGCTTGTTCCAGGGCGTGTCGCGCGGAATGCCGGCCGCCTCGGCGTGGCGCATGAGGTCGTCCTGCGCCTCTTTCCACGCGGGGGTCTGGATGGTCTTGATCGCGCCGGCGCGCAAGGTGAGCTTGTCGTTGGGGATCACGAGGCCCAGGTCCACGCCGATCACGCGGCCGAAGCCGCGGCAGGTGTCGCAGGCGCCCACGGCCGAGTTGAACGAGAACATCGACGGGATCGGGTCGGTGTAGCGGATGTCGCTCTCGGGGCAGTGCAGCCCGGTCGAGAACTTCCAGACATCCGTCGGGGCGTTCTCTTCGGAGCCGGTGGCATGCACCGTGACCCGCCCGCTGCCGCGCTTGAGCGCGACCTCGATCGCCTCGACCACGCGCGCACGCTCGGCGCTGGAGGCGCGGAAGCGGTCGGCCACCACGTCGAGCACCTTGCGCGGGCCGGTGAGTGTGGCCACCTCGCGCTCGCTCTGCACGCGCGTGAAGCCGCTGGCCGAAAGCCACTGCGTGACCTCTTCGGCCGTGGTGCTGGCCGGCAGCTCCACCGGGAAGGTGACGACGAGCCGCGGATCGCCCGCCGCCGCCGCGCGCTCGGCGATCTGCGCGTAGATGCTGTCGGGCGTGTCGTGCCGCACCGGCAACGCGGTCTCGCGGTCGAACAGGTCGGCCGCGCGCGCGTAGAGCAGCTTCAGGTGGTCGTTGAGTTCGGTCATCGTGCCGACCGTGGAGCGCGAGGAGCGCACCGGGTTGGTCTGGTCGATCGCGATGGCGGGCGGCACGCCCTCCACCTTGTCGACGGCCGGCTTGTCCATGCGGTCCAGGAACTGGCGCGCGTAGGCCGAGAAGGTCTCCACGTAGCGCCGCTGGCCTTCGGCATAGAGGGTGTCGAAAACGAGGCTCGACTTGCCCGAGCCGCTGGGCCCGGTGACCACGGTCATCTCGCCGGTGCGGATGTCGAGGTCGAGGTTCTGGAGGTTGTGCTGGCGCGCGCCGCGAATCCGGATGGAGCCCTGTGTCATGAGTGCCTTGGGGGGTGGGGCAAACATTCTAGGGAGTGCGGGATGACGTTTTTGCGCAATGCGTCACAAGCTCCACGGGCGCGCAGGGGTTTGTACGGATTGAGCAGGCGACACTTTATGAAACAAATAGCACCTTTGTTTACGTTCGTAGCGAAGCTACCCGAAAGTGTCTCCATGAAGAAGCTGCATCTCCTCTGCGCCGCGCTGCTGACCCTGGCCGCGAGTGCGGCGCCGGCCCAGATCCTGATCGGCCAGACCGCCGGCATGACCGGCTCGGTGGCCGCGAGCGTGAACGAGACGATCGGCGGCGCCCAGCTGGTGATCGACGCGGCCAATGCCCAGGGCGGCATCCACGGCGAGAAGATCGAGGTGGTCCGCATGGACGACGCCTTCGACGTGAAGCGCGCCGGCGAGAACGCCCGCGTGCTGATCGAGGAAAAGAAGGTGCTGGCGCTCTTCATGAGCCGCGGCACGCCGCATTCGCAGGCGATCGTGCCCTGGCTCGACAAGAACGACGTGGCGCTGATCGGCCCCTCCACCGGTGCGATGGTGCTGCACAAGCCGGTGCTCCGGCATGTGTTCAACGTCCGGTCCACCTACCAGCGCGAGGCCGAGAAGGCCGTGCAGCACCTGCTCACCACCGGCATCTCGCGCATCGCGGTGGTCCATGTCACCGATTCCTTCGGCCTCGATGCGCTGGAAGGCGCGACGGCCGGCTTCGCCAAGGGCCAGGCCAAGCCCGCCGTCACGCTGCCCGCCGACCGCGACAAGCCCGACTACAAGGCCCTGATCCCCGCCATCAAGGAAGCCAACGCCCAGGCGGTGCTGTGGATCGGCTCCGGCACGGCGGTGGTCGAAGGCGTCAAGGCGCTGCGCGCGGCCGGATCGGCGGCGCAGGTGGTGACGCTCTCGAACAACGCGTCCTCGGGCTTCATCAAGCAGCTGGGCGATGCGAGCAAGGGCGTGATCGTGACCCAGGTGTTCCCGAACGAGCGCTCGATCAGCTACCCGATGGTGAAGGAGGCGCTCGCGCTGGCAAAGGCCAAGGGGCAGGCGGAGCTGTCGCCCGCCGCGCTCGAAGGCTTCGCGGCGGCCAAGGTGCTGGTCGAGGCGCTGCGCCGCGCCGGGCCCAAGCCGACGCGCGCCAGGCTGCTGGCGGCGCTCGACGGGCTACGCGCCTTCGACCTCGGCGGGCTCGAAGTGAGCTACTCGCCGCAGGACCATTCGGGCATCGATTTCGCCGACCTGTCGATCATCAGCGACGGCCGCTTCAAGCGCTGACCGGCGCCGGCGCGGAGGGCGCTGGAAACCATCGTTTGACAGGGTTTCCACGAGCGATGGAATGTCACTCGTGGCAACACATTACACATCTTCTGACAGAAGCATCCGCTTCTCGCAAAGGCTCGTCCGATGAAGATGTCCAGCTTCCGTGTTGCCGCGCTCGTCCTTGCCATGTGGAGCGCTTCCGCCGTATCCGCGCAGATCCTGATCGGCCAGTCGGCCGATCTTTCGGGCCCGGTGGCCGCGAGCGTGAAGGAGACGATCCTCGGCTCGCAGCTGCTGATCGACCAGGTCAACGCCCAGGGCGGCATCCATGGCGAGCAGATCGAGGTGATCCGCCTCGACGACGGCCTCGATCCGAAGCGCTCGCTCGAGAACACGCGCATCCTGATCGAAGACCGCAAGGTGCTCGCGATGCTGCTCAACCGCGGCACGCCCAACACGCTGGCCGTGATCCCGCTGCTCGACAAGCACGGCGTGCCGCTGATCGGGCCGTCGACCGGCGCGATGTCGCTGCACCGGCCGGTCCAGAAGCACGTCTTCAACGTGCGCTCGACCTACCAGCGCGAGGCCGAGAAGGCGGTGCAGCACCTGCACACCACGGGCATCCAGCGCATCGCGGTGGTGCAGGCCGACGACTCCTTCGGCAAGGACGCGATGGAGGGCGCGAGCAAGGGCTTCGAGAAGGCGGGCCTCACGCCGGCCGTGCTCGCTCTGGCCGACCGTTCCAAGCCCGACTATTCGGCCATCGTGCCGCAGCTGACCAAGGCCAATGCCCAGGCGGTGCTCTGGATCGGCTCGGGCACGGCGGTGACCGAAGGCGTGAAGGCGCTGCGCGCCGCGGGTTCGGCGGCGCAGATCATCACGCTGTCGAACAACGCCGCCTCGGGCTTCATCAAGGAGCTCGGCTCCGCGAGCGCGGGCGTGATCATCACCCAGGTGCTGCCCTACGAGCGCTCGGTCGCGCATCCGCTGATCAAGGAAGCGCTGGGCCTCGCCAAGGCCAAGGGGCAGAACGAGCTCTCGCCGGCGCTGCTCGAGGGCTTCGTCGCCACGAAGGTGCTCGTGGAGGCCCTGCGCCGCACCGGGCCGAAGCCCACGCGCGCCAAGCTGCTCGCCACCTTGAACAGCCTGCAGTACGACCTGGGCAGCGGGCTCGACGTGAGCTACTCGCCGCAGGACCACACGGGGATCGACTTCGTCGACCTCTCGATCGTCAGCGACGGGCGATTCAAGAGGTAGAGCCCGCCCCCGGGTTCACTTCGGCGCCGGCGCCGGCTCGGGCACGTGCGTGGCCTCGGTGCCGTGCTTTTCGCCGGACATGTCGACCTTGTCGCCGGCCTGCGAGATCACGTACAGGGCAATGGCGGCGAAGATGACGAAGCCGATCGCGAGTTTCCACATGGGTGCTGTCTCCGGATGATGTTGAGGGTTCAAGAAAAAGGCCTCGTGCCGGACGGCACGAAGCCCCTTTGTTGAACGGAGGGCCGCGGCCCTCCTGTCGGTGCGGGTCAGTCAGTCATTCGCGTAGATGTCGACGTCCTTGGTCTCGCGGATGAACAGCGTGCCGACGACCAGGGTGATGCCCGCGATGATGATCGGGTACCAGAGGCCGTTGTACATGTTGCCGGTCGAGGCCACGATCGCGAACGCCGTGGTCGGCAGCAGGCCGCCGAACCAGCCGTTGCCGATGTGGTACGGCAGGCTCATCGAGGTGTAGCGGATGCGCGTGGGGAACAGTTCGACCAGCATGGCGGCGATCGGGCCGTAGACCATGGTCACCAGCAGCACCAGCCAGAACAGCAGCCCGATGGTCAGCGGCTTGTTGATCTTGGCGGGATCGGCCTTGGCGGGATAGCCCGCGACCTTCAGGTCCTCGGCCACGCCCTTCTTGAAGGCCGCGATCTCCTTGGCGGAGCTCTCGTCGAACTTCAGGTTCACGACGTTGCCCACGGGCGCTTCGACGGTCTTGTCGCCGATCTTCACGATGGCCTTCGAGCCCGGCGCGCCGGCCACGTTCTCGTAGCTCACCGAGTTCTGCACCAGATAGCGCTTGGCGATGTCGCAGGAGCTGCGGAAGTCGATCTCGCGCGCCACCGGGTTGCCCTGGAAGGAGCAGGTCGCGGGATCGGCCGTCACCGTGACGCCCGCCGTCGCCTGGGCGCGCGCCAGGTCGGGGTTGGCGGCTTCGGTCAGCATCTTGAAGACCGGGAAGTAGGTCAGCACGGCCAGCAGGCAGCCCGCCATGATGATCGGCTTGCGGCCGACCTTGTCCGAGAGAATGCCGAACACCACGAAGAAGGGCGTGCCCAGCAGCAGCGAGGCCGCGATCATCAGGTTGGCGGTGGTGCCGTCGACCTTGAGCTGCTGCGTGAGGAAGAACAGCGCGTAGAACTGGCCCGTGTACCAGACCACGGCCTGGCCGGCGGTGAGGCCGATCAGCGCCAGGATCACGATCTTGAGGTTCTTCCACTGGCCGAACGACTCGGACAGCGGCGCCTTCGAGGTCTTGCCCTCGGCCTTCATCTTCTGGAAGGCCGGCGACTCCGACAGCGAGAGGCGGATCCACACCGAGATGCCGAGCAGCACGATCGACACCAGGAACGGAATGCGCCAGCCCCATTCGCCGAACACCTGTTCGCCGAGCCAGGTCCGCACGCCCAGGATCACCAGCAGGCTCAGGAACAGGCCGAGCGTGGCGGTGGTCTGGATCCACGAGGTGTAGGCGCCGCGCTTGCCGTGCGGCGAATGCTCGGCCACGTAGGTGGCGGCACCGCCGTACTCGCCGCCGAGCGCGAGGCCCTGCAGCATGCGCAGCGCGATCAGGATCACCGGCGCGGCCACGCCGATGGTGGCGTAGCTCGGCAGCAGGCCGACGATGAAGGTCGACAGGCCCATGATCAGGATCGTGACCAGGAAGGTGTACTTGCGCCCGATCATGTCGCCGAGGCGGCCGAACACGATGGCGCCGAACGGCCGCACCAGGAAGCCCGCGGCGAAGGCCAGCAGCGCGAAGATGAAGGCCGCGCCGGCATCGAGGCCGCTGAAGAACTGCTTCGCGATGATCGCCGCGAGCGAACCGTAGAGATAGAAGTCGTACCACTCGAACACCGTGCCCAGGGAGGAGGCGAAGATGACCTTCTTCTCCTCCGCGGACATGGGCCTGGGGGCCGGATGCGGCACCCCCCTCGAATCCAGCGTTGCTGCCATTTGCGTCGTCTCCTGTGTAATGCGTCGGTCCCGGCATTCGGGACCGTGGGGCATTCTTGGAGGCGCGACTGACCCGAGGCTTTCGCGAAACTGAATCGACGCTTACGAATTAAGGTGAAACCCGCGCCGCTCGTTTCAGCTTGTAAGAAATGGCGGTCTGCTCAGGCTTTGCTGCTGCGCAGCAGGGACGGCCGCTGGTCGGCGGCGGCCCATTGCGGACCGTCGAACCATGCGTCGCCTTCGAGGTACGCGCGCAGCATCGCGAGCCCGTCGAAGCCCCAGAACAGGCGGCCGTCGACCACGCAAGACGGCGTGCCGAACACGCCGGCCTGGATGGCCTCTTCGGTGTTGCGCTTCAGCAGCGCCTTGTTCTCGTCGCCGTTCGCATCGCGCAGCGGCTTGTCCAAGTGCGCCGCCAGTGCGGCCAGGCGCGCGGGGTCGGCCGCTTCCTCGCCGCCGCGCCACACCTGGCGGAACAGCGTCTCGGCGACGAAGCGGCTGATGCTGCCGTCCTCCGAGGTCGAGAGCGCGAGCCGCAGGTGGGCGAGCGGGTTGTACGGGTGCGAGGCCGGCATCTCGATCGGGATGCCGTGCGCATGGCCGAGCCACAGCACGTGGCGGTAGGTCCAGCTGCGCTTGGCCGGGATCTCGGCCGGCCCGAGCTGGCCGTGGTGCTTGAGGATCGCGCCGAGCAGCACCGGCTTGTAGGCGATGCTGAAGCTCAGCCCTTCGAGCGCGTTCGGCAGATGCTCGAAGGCGAGGTGCGCGTACGGCGAGATGAAGTCGAGGTAGAAGTCGATGTGCTTCATGCGCTGCTGTCTCCTTGTGCTGCGGGATGTTCGGGCGCATGCCCGAGCGCGGCCTGCGCCCGCCACTCTATCGCGCGCCACACGCCGCGCCGCGCCGCGTCCGCCATGCGGCTCCAGCCCGCGATCTCGTCGATGGTGCGCAGGCACCCTTCGCACAAGCCGCCCGGCCGGTCCATGCGGCAGACCGAGGTGCAGGGCGAAGGCACGTCGCCGGCCGCGTGCTGCACGGCCGCGGCACGCGCGGCCAGCGCCTGCAGCGCATCGGCGTTCACACCACGTCCGCCACGGGCGCGCCGCCGGTGAGCTTCTCGAGGTCGTGCGGCCGCAGCTGGAACACCGCATGCGGATGGCCCGCCGCGGCCCAGATCTCCTCGAAGCGGAACAGCTCGCGGTCGATCAGCACCACGGGCGGCGTGGCATGCGCCACCGGCGACACGCCGCCGATGGTGAAGCCGGTGCGCGCCTTCACGAACTCGGCATCGGCCCGGCCGGTCTTGCCGACCAGCGCATCGACCTTCTTCTCGTCCACGCGCTTGTCGCCCGAAGTGACGACCAGCACCGCCGCGTCGTCGCTCTTGCGCCGGAAGATGATGCTCTTGGCGATCTGGCCGACCGAGATGCCGAGCGCATCGGCGGCCTGCTGGGCGGTGCGGCAGGCGTCGTCGAGCATGCGCGGCGCATGCGCATGGCCGGCGTCCTGCAGCACGCGCGCAACGCGCTGGACGGATTCGGGAAGGGTGTGGAGTTCGGCACCGCACATGGGATCAGCAGGGATGAAGGAGGGGGCGTCGATTGTCGGCGGAACCCGCCCGGCCTGCCAACGCCGGTGCGCAGGGCGCGCGCTCAGCCCGCCAGCACGCGCACGAAGGCCTGCACCGCGCGCGTGATCGCGGCGTCGTCGATGTGGCGGTGGGTCACGCAGCGCAGCGCGCGCGGCCCCCAGGGCCGCACGCGCAGGCCGGCCGCCTCGAGCGCGGCCACCCAGTCGGCGCTGCTGCGGCCGGTCGCCGAGACGTCCACGAGCACGATGTTGGTCATCGGCCGCACCACCTGCAGCGTGGCGCCCAGGGCGCGGAGTCCTTCGCCGAGCCGCGCCGCGCGCGCATGGTCTTCGGCCAGCCGCGCGCCCATGGTCTGCAGCGCTTCGAGGCCGAAGGCCGCGAGCACGCCGATCTGCCGCTGCGTGCCGCCGAGCATGCGGCGCAGCGTGCGTGCGCGCTGCACCATCGCGCGGTCGCCCACCAGCACCGCGCCGGCCGGCGCGCTCAGTCCTTTCGACAGGCACAGCGAGACGCTGTCGACATGCTGCGCCACGCGCGCCGGCGCCGCGCCCAGCGCCACCGCGGCGTTGTACAGCCGCGCGCCGTCGAGGTGCACCGCCGCGCCGTGGCGCCTGGCCATCTCGTAGACCTGCGCCATGTGCGCGAGCGGCAGCACCGCGCCGCCCGCGTTGTTGTGCGAGGTCTCCATCGCGACCAGCGCCGTGCGCAGCCGGTGGCCGCCGGCCGCCAGGGTGTCTTCCAGCAGGTTCGGGTCCATCGCGCCGTCGGCGCCCGGAATGCCGACGTAGAACGCGCCCGAGAACGTGGCGCTGCCACGCTCGGCCGTGATCATGTGGGCATTGGCCTCGGTCACCACCTGGCCGTTGCGCGGCACCTGCGCCAGCACCGCGAGCAGGTTGCCCATGGTGCAGGTGGGCACGAACAGGCCCGCCTCCTTGCCCAGTTCGGCGGCGGCAAAGGCCTCGAGCTCGCGTGCGGTGGGATCGCCGTCCAGCCCGTCGTCGCCCAGCGGGGTGCTGCGCGCGCGTTCGAACATGGCGTCGGTGGGACGGGTGACGGTGTCGCTGCGCAGGTCGACCGCGTCGAGCGCCTGGAGGGAAGGTTCGTGTGGGTTCATCGGATGACGGCCTTGCGTTGTTCGAGCAGGCGAACGCCCTGCGAGGCGGCGCTGCAGATCACCATGTAGACGAACGCGACGAACAGGTACATCTCGACCAGCCGTCCGTCGCGCTGCCCGACCTTGGCGGCTGCGCCCAGGAAGTCGGTGAGCGAGAGCACGTAGACCAGCGAGGTGTCCTGGAACAGGATGATCAGCCGCGTGACCAGCGCCGGCATCATGTTGCGCACGGCCTGCGGCAGCACGATGTGGCGCAGGCTCTGCCAGTGCGTGAGTCCGAGCGCCTGCGCCGCGGCCGACTGGCCGCGCGCGATCGACTGGATGCCGGCGCGCATGATCTCGCAGAAGTACGCGGCCTCGAACAGCGTGAAGGTGATCACCGCCGACTTGAAGGCGCCCACCGCCACCGGCCGCGAGGCGCCGGTGAGCCAGGCCCCCACGTAGGGCACGAGGAAGTAGAACCAGAAGATCACCAGCAGCAGCGGCACCGAACGCAGGGTGTTGACGTAGATGCCCGCCGGCCATGCGATGAGGCGCCGCGGCGACAGCCGCGCGACCGCCAGCAGCGTGCCCAGCGCCAGCCCCATCACGGCGGAAAGCGCGGTCAGCGTGAGCGAGAAGCGCATGCCCTCCGCAAAGAGGTAGGGTGCAGCCTGCCCGATGACCGACCAGTCGAAGGAATAGCCCATGGTGCTTCAGCCCCTCCGTCCGCCGGCGCCGATCAGGCCCGGCACGGCCAGCCGGCGCTCCATGTGGCGCATGCCGAGCACCACGATGCCGTTGATCGCCAGGTAGCCCGCCGTGGCCGCGCTGAAGGCCTCGAAGATGTGGAAGGTGTATTCCTGCATCGAGCGCGCCTGCCCCGTCAGCTCGAGCAGGCCGATGGTCAGCGCGACCGACGAGTACTTGATGATGCCGGTGAACTCCGAGGTCAGCGGCGGGATCACGATGCGCATCGCCTGCGGCACGATGATGTGCCGGTAGCGCTGGAACTCGGTCAGGCCCATGGCCGTGGCGGCGCTGAACTGCCCGCGCGGCAGCGACTGGATGCCCGAGCGCACCTGTTCGGCCACGCGCGCCGAGCCATAGAAGCTCAGGCAGGCGAGCGCCGGCAGGAACTGGCCCCAGGGCTGCGGCAGCTGCTTCATCGCGGTGCCCCAGTCGCGCGGCAGCAGCTCGGGCAGCACGAAGTACCAGAGGAACATCTGCACCAGCAGCGGCACGCTGCGGAAGGCCTCGACGTAAATTGCCACCGCGATGCGCCAGCCGCGCCCGCGGACCGTGCGCATCACGCCCAGCACGCTGCCGCAGAGCAGCGCCAGCACCCATGCCACCAGGGCCAGCGCCAGCGTCCAGCCGACGCCGATCATCAGCATCTCCCAGTAGGTGTTCAGGCCGTCGAGCGACAGCTCGCGGAACACCGCCCAGCTCCAGTCGTAGTTCATGCGCGTGCCGCGTCCTGCCTGGTCCGGGGCTTACTCGTAGTGCTGCGGGTCGCCCGAATCGGTGGGCTTGGCGAGCGCGCGCTTGAGCGCGTCGCTCATCGGAAAGCGCAGGTTGATCTGCTTGGGCGGAATCGGCGCGTTGAAATACTTGTCGTAGAGCTTGCCGACGGTGCCGTCCTTGATCAGCGCCAGCACCGCGTCGTCGACCACCTTCTTGAAC
It encodes the following:
- a CDS encoding DUF1289 domain-containing protein, giving the protein MNADALQALAARAAAVQHAAGDVPSPCTSVCRMDRPGGLCEGCLRTIDEIAGWSRMADAARRGVWRAIEWRAQAALGHAPEHPAAQGDSSA
- a CDS encoding ABC transporter substrate-binding protein, with protein sequence MKKLHLLCAALLTLAASAAPAQILIGQTAGMTGSVAASVNETIGGAQLVIDAANAQGGIHGEKIEVVRMDDAFDVKRAGENARVLIEEKKVLALFMSRGTPHSQAIVPWLDKNDVALIGPSTGAMVLHKPVLRHVFNVRSTYQREAEKAVQHLLTTGISRIAVVHVTDSFGLDALEGATAGFAKGQAKPAVTLPADRDKPDYKALIPAIKEANAQAVLWIGSGTAVVEGVKALRAAGSAAQVVTLSNNASSGFIKQLGDASKGVIVTQVFPNERSISYPMVKEALALAKAKGQAELSPAALEGFAAAKVLVEALRRAGPKPTRARLLAALDGLRAFDLGGLEVSYSPQDHSGIDFADLSIISDGRFKR
- a CDS encoding ABC transporter permease subunit (The N-terminal region of this protein, as described by TIGR01726, is a three transmembrane segment that identifies a subfamily of ABC transporter permease subunits, which specificities that include histidine, arginine, glutamine, glutamate, L-cystine (sic), the opines (in Agrobacterium) octopine and nopaline, etc.), with the translated sequence MGYSFDWSVIGQAAPYLFAEGMRFSLTLTALSAVMGLALGTLLAVARLSPRRLIAWPAGIYVNTLRSVPLLLVIFWFYFLVPYVGAWLTGASRPVAVGAFKSAVITFTLFEAAYFCEIMRAGIQSIARGQSAAAQALGLTHWQSLRHIVLPQAVRNMMPALVTRLIILFQDTSLVYVLSLTDFLGAAAKVGQRDGRLVEMYLFVAFVYMVICSAASQGVRLLEQRKAVIR
- a CDS encoding GntG family PLP-dependent aldolase, with translation MNPHEPSLQALDAVDLRSDTVTRPTDAMFERARSTPLGDDGLDGDPTARELEAFAAAELGKEAGLFVPTCTMGNLLAVLAQVPRNGQVVTEANAHMITAERGSATFSGAFYVGIPGADGAMDPNLLEDTLAAGGHRLRTALVAMETSHNNAGGAVLPLAHMAQVYEMARRHGAAVHLDGARLYNAAVALGAAPARVAQHVDSVSLCLSKGLSAPAGAVLVGDRAMVQRARTLRRMLGGTQRQIGVLAAFGLEALQTMGARLAEDHARAARLGEGLRALGATLQVVRPMTNIVLVDVSATGRSSADWVAALEAAGLRVRPWGPRALRCVTHRHIDDAAITRAVQAFVRVLAG
- a CDS encoding YbaK/EbsC family protein, which translates into the protein MCGAELHTLPESVQRVARVLQDAGHAHAPRMLDDACRTAQQAADALGISVGQIAKSIIFRRKSDDAAVLVVTSGDKRVDEKKVDALVGKTGRADAEFVKARTGFTIGGVSPVAHATPPVVLIDRELFRFEEIWAAAGHPHAVFQLRPHDLEKLTGGAPVADVV
- a CDS encoding 2-hydroxychromene-2-carboxylate isomerase, which codes for MKHIDFYLDFISPYAHLAFEHLPNALEGLSFSIAYKPVLLGAILKHHGQLGPAEIPAKRSWTYRHVLWLGHAHGIPIEMPASHPYNPLAHLRLALSTSEDGSISRFVAETLFRQVWRGGEEAADPARLAALAAHLDKPLRDANGDENKALLKRNTEEAIQAGVFGTPSCVVDGRLFWGFDGLAMLRAYLEGDAWFDGPQWAAADQRPSLLRSSKA
- a CDS encoding ABC transporter substrate-binding protein; protein product: MSSFRVAALVLAMWSASAVSAQILIGQSADLSGPVAASVKETILGSQLLIDQVNAQGGIHGEQIEVIRLDDGLDPKRSLENTRILIEDRKVLAMLLNRGTPNTLAVIPLLDKHGVPLIGPSTGAMSLHRPVQKHVFNVRSTYQREAEKAVQHLHTTGIQRIAVVQADDSFGKDAMEGASKGFEKAGLTPAVLALADRSKPDYSAIVPQLTKANAQAVLWIGSGTAVTEGVKALRAAGSAAQIITLSNNAASGFIKELGSASAGVIITQVLPYERSVAHPLIKEALGLAKAKGQNELSPALLEGFVATKVLVEALRRTGPKPTRAKLLATLNSLQYDLGSGLDVSYSPQDHTGIDFVDLSIVSDGRFKR
- a CDS encoding amino acid ABC transporter permease → MNYDWSWAVFRELSLDGLNTYWEMLMIGVGWTLALALVAWVLALLCGSVLGVMRTVRGRGWRIAVAIYVEAFRSVPLLVQMFLWYFVLPELLPRDWGTAMKQLPQPWGQFLPALACLSFYGSARVAEQVRSGIQSLPRGQFSAATAMGLTEFQRYRHIIVPQAMRIVIPPLTSEFTGIIKYSSVALTIGLLELTGQARSMQEYTFHIFEAFSAATAGYLAINGIVVLGMRHMERRLAVPGLIGAGGRRG
- a CDS encoding MFS transporter — protein: MAATLDSRGVPHPAPRPMSAEEKKVIFASSLGTVFEWYDFYLYGSLAAIIAKQFFSGLDAGAAFIFALLAFAAGFLVRPFGAIVFGRLGDMIGRKYTFLVTILIMGLSTFIVGLLPSYATIGVAAPVILIALRMLQGLALGGEYGGAATYVAEHSPHGKRGAYTSWIQTTATLGLFLSLLVILGVRTWLGEQVFGEWGWRIPFLVSIVLLGISVWIRLSLSESPAFQKMKAEGKTSKAPLSESFGQWKNLKIVILALIGLTAGQAVVWYTGQFYALFFLTQQLKVDGTTANLMIAASLLLGTPFFVVFGILSDKVGRKPIIMAGCLLAVLTYFPVFKMLTEAANPDLARAQATAGVTVTADPATCSFQGNPVAREIDFRSSCDIAKRYLVQNSVSYENVAGAPGSKAIVKIGDKTVEAPVGNVVNLKFDESSAKEIAAFKKGVAEDLKVAGYPAKADPAKINKPLTIGLLFWLVLLVTMVYGPIAAMLVELFPTRIRYTSMSLPYHIGNGWFGGLLPTTAFAIVASTGNMYNGLWYPIIIAGITLVVGTLFIRETKDVDIYAND